One window of Leptospira barantonii genomic DNA carries:
- a CDS encoding LA_3751/LA_3752 family putative glycosyltransferase codes for MKYANDTYDKILKFSSVPSFKIVAFLIAIVVSIFAAYYTKPDSSFAADSLMKVLQTKGWIVNDFRSQEIFYLGKRIDSEFSFFPIETFTTDHGEKIGPFPIANTLITSPFVLWNHPGWLIYFCALLFCVYLTLLYTMTKRLLIPLVAAIATPLFHHFISFSDVSVAAILVLLGVLILRNEQKLFAGYHSAPMFLSGALFGLGCWYRPEVLILTACIVFSSTLIKTVSKESSFSEDWKNILSFSIGFVLIFSTFVLYNYLNYHSFLGPRVASNRTIAVFDLAAKISSVKSLLLAGNGRLGLLGYSPWYLFIVLFGIWKWKNSGESVRTWILTFGLNLILVGILTPNDSNIDWGSRYLTCSVFIPLLLLSEIKLKETQSELYKYIILLVFGILIVYSASVNLKVIKLMRKISIQLAQIQSEIPWDSSKVFITQKIHVANTFGLNYLSQKILLIKGQDDLDQILRSYPNEKIVLIEEPFDNTLSDFVKTKFSNSFKTENVSKPGGLLHITEVKR; via the coding sequence ATGAAATACGCAAACGATACCTATGATAAAATTTTAAAGTTTTCCTCCGTTCCATCGTTTAAGATCGTCGCGTTTTTGATCGCGATCGTTGTTTCTATTTTCGCCGCGTATTATACAAAACCGGATTCTTCCTTTGCCGCGGATAGTTTAATGAAGGTGCTTCAAACCAAAGGTTGGATCGTAAACGACTTTCGATCCCAGGAAATTTTCTATTTAGGCAAACGAATCGATTCCGAGTTTTCATTTTTTCCGATCGAAACGTTCACCACGGATCATGGAGAAAAAATCGGTCCGTTCCCGATCGCTAATACGTTGATTACGAGCCCTTTCGTTTTATGGAATCATCCGGGTTGGCTGATTTACTTTTGCGCTTTGTTGTTTTGTGTTTATCTAACGTTACTCTATACGATGACAAAACGTCTTTTGATTCCGTTGGTAGCCGCAATTGCAACTCCCCTTTTTCATCATTTCATTTCGTTCTCGGACGTTTCCGTCGCGGCAATCCTGGTTCTTCTCGGTGTTTTGATTCTCCGAAACGAACAAAAACTTTTTGCCGGCTATCATTCCGCTCCGATGTTTCTTTCCGGAGCACTGTTCGGTCTCGGATGTTGGTATAGACCCGAGGTTCTGATCTTAACGGCCTGTATCGTTTTCTCATCGACGCTTATCAAAACCGTTTCAAAGGAATCTTCCTTTTCCGAAGACTGGAAAAACATTCTTTCCTTTTCGATCGGATTCGTTTTAATTTTTAGTACATTTGTACTTTATAATTATCTAAACTATCATTCTTTCTTAGGCCCGAGGGTCGCTTCGAATCGAACGATCGCGGTTTTCGATCTTGCCGCTAAAATTTCGAGCGTAAAAAGCCTTCTTTTAGCGGGAAACGGCCGTCTCGGACTTTTAGGATATTCTCCTTGGTATCTTTTCATCGTTTTATTCGGCATTTGGAAATGGAAAAATTCCGGCGAAAGCGTCCGCACCTGGATTCTAACCTTCGGCTTGAATTTAATTTTAGTCGGAATTCTAACCCCGAACGATTCGAATATAGACTGGGGTTCCCGTTATTTGACTTGCAGTGTGTTCATCCCTCTTTTATTGTTAAGCGAAATCAAACTCAAAGAAACACAGAGTGAACTTTATAAATATATAATATTACTAGTGTTCGGAATTTTGATCGTTTATTCGGCGAGCGTAAATCTGAAAGTGATCAAACTGATGAGAAAGATTTCGATCCAACTCGCGCAGATTCAGTCTGAAATTCCCTGGGATTCATCCAAGGTTTTTATCACTCAAAAGATCCACGTCGCGAATACGTTCGGACTCAATTATCTTTCCCAGAAGATTCTTTTGATCAAAGGCCAAGACGATTTGGATCAAATTCTTAGATCGTATCCGAACGAGAAGATTGTTCTTATCGAAGAGCCCTTCGACAATACACTATCCGATTTTGTGAAAACGAAGTTTTCAAATTCTTTTAAAACCGAGAATGTTTCGAAACCCGGCGGGTTATTGCATATAACCGAAGTTAAACGATAA
- a CDS encoding acyltransferase family protein: MKSAFISLFEKRPFEKDSLNGLRAISMLIIFIFHFYDGLMTKVPQDFQALHIFLSNLTSAVDLFFVLSGFLIYGVLYRHWEKTKTVDFKDFYIGRSLRIFPAYYALVFITLWIAKMQLKAMSLSTDPAVQASMPLFAQAIDRWIFDALYVSNYVESLHFHTWSLSLEEQFYLVFPLICYLILFRLQKNSRLIFIVALYCSAAVIRYFIYAHNAGDHPYKIFDTLFHRPAHTRFDSIVVGILAFELYKNWNLVPQNHNRTREYFFLIPGLICLGIASFVPYHFSVYYTVFRFNFSNMGYALVMLASIHNFSWIGKFLSLRIFAPLARVSYGMYLWHLVAIFFASIPLKTRTDVVSWGEFTKMLSIGFVYATIFALLSYFLVEYPFLSLKNRLRRD; this comes from the coding sequence ATGAAATCGGCTTTCATATCCCTGTTTGAAAAACGTCCCTTTGAAAAAGATTCTTTAAACGGACTCAGAGCCATTTCGATGCTTATCATCTTTATATTCCATTTCTATGATGGTCTTATGACCAAGGTCCCTCAGGATTTTCAAGCGCTTCATATATTCTTAAGCAATCTCACTTCCGCGGTGGATTTGTTTTTCGTTTTGAGCGGTTTTTTAATTTACGGAGTTCTTTATCGTCATTGGGAAAAAACCAAAACGGTGGACTTTAAAGACTTTTACATCGGAAGAAGTTTGAGAATTTTTCCGGCTTACTACGCTCTCGTTTTTATCACCTTGTGGATCGCTAAGATGCAACTCAAAGCGATGAGTCTTTCCACGGATCCCGCGGTGCAGGCGAGTATGCCTTTGTTCGCTCAAGCGATCGATCGTTGGATCTTCGACGCACTTTACGTTTCCAATTACGTGGAGTCTCTTCACTTTCACACTTGGTCCTTGTCATTGGAAGAACAGTTTTATCTCGTGTTTCCTTTGATTTGTTATCTGATTTTATTCAGACTTCAGAAGAATTCTCGTTTGATTTTCATCGTGGCTTTGTATTGTTCCGCGGCGGTCATTCGATATTTTATTTACGCGCACAACGCGGGCGATCATCCGTATAAGATATTCGATACTTTGTTTCATCGTCCCGCGCACACTCGATTCGATTCCATCGTTGTTGGAATTCTCGCGTTCGAACTTTATAAGAATTGGAATCTTGTCCCTCAAAATCACAATCGAACCCGCGAATATTTCTTTTTGATTCCCGGATTGATCTGTTTGGGAATCGCGAGTTTTGTTCCGTATCATTTTTCGGTTTATTATACCGTATTTCGATTTAATTTTTCCAACATGGGATACGCGTTAGTCATGCTTGCGAGCATACATAACTTTTCCTGGATCGGAAAGTTTTTGAGCCTGAGAATTTTCGCGCCGCTCGCACGCGTAAGTTACGGAATGTATCTTTGGCATTTGGTCGCGATCTTTTTCGCGAGCATCCCGCTCAAAACGAGAACGGACGTAGTGTCTTGGGGAGAATTCACCAAAATGTTGTCGATCGGTTTCGTATATGCAACGATCTTCGCGCTTTTATCCTACTTCCTCGTGGAATATCCGTTCTTAAGTCTGAAAAATCGTCTCAGAAGAGATTGA
- the lepB gene encoding signal peptidase I — MSYVLMKDHELKEKIRKYLRTILPVFLSLFTILLMRIFLFQIYFISGYSMAPSYKEGDLILVTKLGFPARIGQWEISFIEGSVNRFDVLVLDGLEEELSLKRVVGLPGDYFRFENDRILINDGPLQETFLKPGFKTIAPSLSMIPMTAVKGNVPIGDAGRIPPGYFLVLGDNRENSTDSRNYGLVPFQKLRGKVWLFL, encoded by the coding sequence TTGTCTTACGTTCTTATGAAAGACCACGAACTGAAAGAGAAGATAAGAAAGTATCTTCGTACGATCCTTCCCGTCTTTCTTTCCTTATTCACGATTCTTTTGATGAGAATCTTTCTGTTTCAAATCTACTTCATCTCCGGTTATTCCATGGCTCCTTCTTATAAAGAAGGAGATTTAATTTTGGTCACGAAGCTCGGATTCCCCGCACGCATCGGCCAATGGGAAATTTCTTTCATAGAAGGCTCTGTCAATCGTTTCGACGTTCTCGTCTTGGACGGCCTCGAAGAAGAACTGAGTTTAAAAAGAGTCGTCGGTCTTCCGGGCGACTACTTTCGATTTGAAAACGATCGAATTCTCATCAACGACGGACCTCTTCAAGAAACGTTTTTGAAACCCGGTTTTAAAACGATCGCGCCGTCGTTGTCCATGATTCCCATGACCGCCGTTAAGGGAAACGTTCCGATCGGCGACGCGGGAAGAATTCCTCCGGGTTACTTTTTAGTTTTGGGAGATAACCGAGAAAATTCCACGGACTCGAGAAACTACGGGTTGGTTCCGTTTCAAAAACTAAGAGGTAAGGTTTGGTTGTTTCTTTAA
- a CDS encoding acyltransferase family protein, producing the protein MNLKNYFLSIFLKKDNEYENLNGIRALSILSVVMFHGWVTAKTILPDHSDPLSLFLGSLSSGVDFFFLLSGFLIYGGLFREHERTGKIKIKEFFIKRSLRIFPAFYTALAILYYSKYKLLVKFESVTITHPQLLAIVADLKLRMSNVWVDVFYLSDIIIPNTLYNGGWSLSIEEHFYLILPFFCILFLFKVGLRIRFVFYFLGFLTALLVRMKIAIPNANLDAAYLFYARFDSILAGMLVYEIFHHFPMTPEKAENNKIKHTIILIFGFLIVIGAHQIDPGTSWALVFRPIALSFGFGILMYFSFYPGFLKRFFSLSVFRPFARLGYTGYLWHIFAIPIAAKKIIPMIQTTPTVWMFLLSSLYLVAVTFLISWFFFLLIEQPFLMLKDKLTGVQSKIS; encoded by the coding sequence ATGAATCTAAAAAATTATTTCCTATCGATCTTCTTAAAAAAAGACAACGAGTACGAAAACTTAAACGGAATCCGAGCCTTATCGATTTTATCGGTCGTAATGTTTCACGGTTGGGTCACCGCGAAGACGATTCTCCCGGACCATTCCGATCCTTTGAGTTTATTTTTAGGTTCTCTTTCATCGGGTGTTGATTTTTTCTTTTTACTCAGCGGCTTTTTGATCTACGGAGGATTGTTCCGCGAACACGAAAGAACCGGAAAAATCAAGATCAAAGAATTCTTTATAAAACGTTCCTTGAGAATCTTCCCGGCGTTCTACACCGCCTTAGCGATTCTTTATTACAGCAAATATAAACTATTGGTGAAATTCGAATCCGTCACAATCACACATCCGCAACTTCTTGCCATCGTTGCGGATTTAAAACTCCGCATGAGTAACGTTTGGGTCGACGTTTTTTATCTTTCGGATATCATCATTCCGAATACTCTTTATAACGGAGGTTGGTCCCTTTCCATCGAGGAACATTTTTATCTCATTCTTCCTTTTTTCTGTATATTATTTTTATTTAAAGTGGGTTTGAGAATACGGTTCGTCTTTTATTTTCTCGGGTTTTTAACCGCCCTTTTGGTGAGAATGAAAATCGCGATTCCGAACGCGAACTTGGACGCCGCTTATCTTTTTTATGCAAGGTTTGATTCCATTCTCGCAGGGATGTTGGTTTACGAAATTTTTCATCACTTTCCGATGACCCCCGAAAAAGCAGAAAATAATAAGATCAAACATACAATCATTCTAATATTCGGATTTTTGATCGTAATTGGAGCGCATCAGATCGACCCGGGAACATCGTGGGCTTTGGTTTTTCGTCCGATCGCACTTTCTTTCGGCTTCGGAATTCTGATGTATTTTTCTTTCTATCCTGGATTTCTAAAAAGATTCTTCAGTCTTTCCGTCTTTCGACCGTTCGCGCGTCTTGGTTATACGGGCTATCTCTGGCATATCTTTGCGATTCCGATCGCGGCGAAAAAAATCATTCCGATGATTCAAACAACGCCTACGGTGTGGATGTTTTTGTTAAGCAGTTTGTATCTGGTTGCGGTTACGTTTCTGATCTCTTGGTTCTTTTTTCTTTTGATCGAACAACCCTTTCTAATGTTAAAGGACAAACTTACCGGGGTTCAAAGTAAGATTTCTTAA
- a CDS encoding DUF1566 domain-containing protein, with protein MRTKISFRSLSFAVLFSILSFLILSNCNQKSVDNACNPESKSYWETFFLSAGSSNLIPFCGPAPQSLSYPTAVFANGTPISLTPNVAGGGLTFSISPALPSGVVLDPRTGVISGSYIGYGGVDTIYQVKAFNTSGGVSYSLELILYGIAPLKTGQTSCWDGSGALVSCTGTKHDGELKNGTLPSFTGPTNVSGTDYTTTDNLSGLIWKSCSEGTTGATCTGTWSNLDWAGSNTACSALNSGYAGRTDWRLASAKELAAMLNYDGTSPATYSSYSSYFPNTNGSGHWTSTIYVPTSATDRWYVSFTDGIIGETIQTNTNNVRCVSGPTLPSVLLKDNGDSTVTDVNTGLIWAQCSAGLSGSACTGTATSLNWTNALLACNSLSLGGRVWRLPSVNELRSLTDLSLANPAVNTSYFPNTMSSNYWTSTTYTNPTDAWVIQFGSGNIVMNYTKGGTAYTRCVATGP; from the coding sequence ATGCGAACAAAAATTTCTTTCCGATCCCTTTCTTTTGCCGTTCTATTTTCTATTCTTTCGTTTTTGATTCTTTCGAATTGCAATCAAAAGTCCGTGGACAACGCCTGCAATCCCGAATCCAAATCCTATTGGGAAACGTTCTTTTTAAGCGCGGGTTCTTCCAATCTCATTCCTTTTTGTGGTCCGGCTCCTCAATCCTTAAGTTATCCCACTGCGGTTTTTGCAAACGGAACTCCGATCAGTTTAACGCCTAATGTCGCGGGTGGTGGACTTACGTTTTCGATCAGCCCTGCCTTACCGAGCGGAGTCGTCTTGGATCCGAGAACCGGTGTGATCTCTGGTTCTTACATCGGATACGGAGGAGTGGATACGATTTATCAGGTGAAGGCGTTCAATACTTCTGGAGGTGTTTCTTATTCTCTGGAACTGATCTTATACGGAATCGCTCCTTTAAAAACGGGACAAACATCTTGTTGGGATGGAAGCGGGGCTTTGGTTTCCTGCACGGGAACGAAACACGATGGAGAATTGAAGAACGGAACTCTTCCGAGTTTTACGGGACCGACGAATGTGTCCGGAACCGATTACACAACCACGGATAATCTTTCGGGTTTGATTTGGAAAAGTTGTTCGGAAGGAACCACCGGAGCGACTTGTACGGGAACTTGGAGTAACCTCGATTGGGCCGGGTCGAATACGGCGTGTAGTGCGCTTAACTCCGGTTATGCGGGAAGAACCGATTGGAGACTCGCTTCCGCAAAAGAATTGGCCGCCATGTTGAACTACGATGGAACTTCTCCCGCGACCTATTCTTCCTATTCTTCCTATTTTCCGAATACGAACGGATCGGGTCATTGGACGTCCACGATTTACGTTCCGACTTCGGCGACGGATCGTTGGTATGTTTCATTCACGGATGGAATCATCGGTGAAACGATTCAGACAAACACGAATAACGTGCGTTGTGTTTCCGGTCCTACGTTACCTTCCGTATTGTTGAAAGACAACGGGGATTCCACAGTGACCGACGTGAACACCGGTTTGATCTGGGCGCAGTGTAGCGCGGGACTTTCGGGTTCTGCGTGCACGGGAACGGCGACTTCCTTAAACTGGACGAACGCACTTCTTGCTTGTAACTCATTGAGTCTTGGTGGAAGAGTTTGGAGACTTCCATCTGTGAACGAGTTAAGAAGTCTAACGGATTTGAGTCTTGCCAATCCGGCGGTCAATACGTCTTATTTTCCCAATACGATGTCTTCGAACTATTGGACTTCGACGACTTATACGAATCCGACCGACGCATGGGTGATTCAATTCGGTTCGGGCAACATCGTGATGAATTATACGAAAGGTGGAACCGCATACACTCGTTGTGTTGCGACCGGGCCTTAA
- a CDS encoding TlpA family protein disulfide reductase, whose protein sequence is MNEVFKKSGTFALWVVLFLSITIALSVFKASDLKPTIPINGMNQFNGEKYESTNKVSVVYFWATWCGVCSTNLPLVKWYSERLENSSRFSFVSVEEGENFTELERYIREKNLNFKVIPANDSFLKEWKVNAYPSFVILDRKGTIRFADSGMMNPISFFLRIWFAHFFF, encoded by the coding sequence ATGAATGAAGTTTTCAAAAAGAGCGGAACCTTCGCGCTTTGGGTCGTTTTGTTTTTATCGATTACGATCGCACTTTCCGTTTTCAAAGCCTCCGATTTAAAACCAACCATTCCTATCAACGGAATGAATCAGTTTAACGGAGAAAAATACGAATCCACAAACAAGGTTAGCGTAGTTTACTTTTGGGCGACTTGGTGTGGGGTTTGTTCCACCAATCTTCCTTTGGTAAAATGGTATTCGGAACGATTGGAAAACAGTTCCCGATTTTCTTTTGTCAGCGTGGAAGAAGGGGAGAATTTTACGGAACTCGAACGTTATATCCGTGAAAAGAATCTCAACTTCAAAGTGATACCCGCGAACGATTCCTTTTTAAAAGAATGGAAGGTGAACGCATATCCATCTTTTGTAATATTGGATCGCAAGGGAACGATTCGATTTGCGGATTCGGGTATGATGAATCCGATCAGTTTTTTCCTGAGAATTTGGTTCGCGCATTTTTTCTTTTAA
- a CDS encoding decaprenyl-phosphate phosphoribosyltransferase, with protein sequence MLFQYLKLLRIHQWIKNVIIFAGIIFAKKLTDPESVQRVIAAFFLFSLVASCQYVVNDYLDRKEDALHPEKKHRPLASGKLDPSFALFITAIILPLSLILAYLLHPAFFGLVAFYLVFNVLYSKFLKHMVILDVMSISIGFVIRAIAGSVIIHVTFSSWLLLCTFMLALFWGFSKRRGELIILEGNAKGHRKILDEYSTGFLDMMLGIVATMTLMSYVLYVTSPTTIANLGTDQMIYTIPIVVYAIFRSLYIIYIKNMGHNPTKAILSDWGVLLAGLIWVALVIAIMYSGFGKGIRFDL encoded by the coding sequence ATGCTCTTCCAGTATTTGAAATTGCTCCGAATCCATCAGTGGATCAAAAACGTAATCATTTTTGCGGGCATCATCTTCGCTAAAAAGTTGACCGATCCGGAATCGGTGCAACGGGTCATCGCGGCCTTTTTTCTTTTCTCACTTGTGGCTAGTTGTCAGTACGTCGTTAACGACTATTTGGATCGTAAGGAAGACGCGTTACATCCCGAAAAAAAACACAGACCTCTCGCTTCGGGAAAATTGGATCCTTCGTTCGCGCTTTTTATCACCGCGATCATTCTTCCCTTGTCTTTGATCTTGGCTTATCTTTTACATCCCGCATTTTTCGGTCTTGTCGCGTTTTATCTTGTGTTCAACGTTCTTTACAGTAAGTTTTTGAAACACATGGTGATCCTCGATGTGATGAGCATCAGCATCGGATTTGTGATCCGAGCGATCGCGGGTTCGGTGATCATACACGTTACGTTCTCTTCTTGGCTTCTTCTCTGTACGTTTATGCTCGCGCTCTTCTGGGGATTTTCAAAACGAAGGGGAGAATTGATCATTCTCGAAGGAAACGCAAAAGGACATCGCAAGATTCTCGACGAATATTCCACCGGGTTCTTGGATATGATGCTCGGGATCGTTGCGACGATGACCTTGATGAGTTACGTTCTTTACGTTACGAGTCCGACCACGATCGCAAACCTCGGAACCGATCAGATGATCTATACGATTCCGATCGTAGTCTACGCGATCTTTCGTTCTCTTTATATCATCTACATCAAGAACATGGGACACAACCCTACGAAGGCGATTCTTTCGGATTGGGGGGTTTTACTGGCGGGATTGATCTGGGTGGCCTTGGTGATCGCGATTATGTATTCGGGATTCGGCAAAGGAATCCGTTTCGATCTTTGA
- the eutC gene encoding ethanolamine ammonia-lyase subunit EutC produces the protein MDWEEWKQFTSARIGLGRSGVSLPTKEVLKFRLDHARARDAVWAEADFGNLFDFLDSHDLQYIEIKSKASSREEYLARPDLGKKVSSQSYKSFETLKESASKFSEEFDLSLVISDGLSASAIRDSLIPFLESFLPSLQNLKLKLSPVTIVKNGRVAIGDEIGEFWKAKATIILIGERPGLSTENSLGLYLTYQPASGLTDERRNCISNIRSGGMNFSDAARKAVYLLSLSLQKRISGVHLKDEEALPISENRKLDS, from the coding sequence ATGGATTGGGAAGAATGGAAACAATTCACCTCCGCTCGAATCGGTCTGGGTCGTTCGGGAGTTTCTTTGCCCACAAAAGAAGTTTTAAAATTCCGTTTGGATCACGCGCGTGCAAGGGACGCGGTTTGGGCCGAAGCCGATTTCGGAAATCTTTTTGATTTTTTAGATTCTCACGATTTGCAGTATATAGAAATCAAATCCAAGGCGAGTTCCCGAGAAGAATATTTGGCTCGTCCCGATCTCGGAAAAAAAGTTTCCTCTCAGAGTTACAAGTCTTTTGAAACTTTAAAGGAAAGCGCTTCCAAGTTTTCGGAAGAATTCGATTTGAGTCTTGTGATTTCGGACGGTCTTTCTGCGAGTGCGATCCGAGATTCTTTGATTCCGTTTCTGGAAAGTTTTTTACCATCCCTTCAAAATCTGAAACTCAAACTGAGTCCGGTTACGATCGTTAAAAACGGAAGAGTGGCGATCGGAGACGAGATCGGAGAATTCTGGAAGGCGAAAGCGACGATCATTCTCATCGGAGAAAGACCGGGTTTGTCCACGGAAAACAGCCTCGGTTTGTATCTAACGTATCAACCCGCGAGCGGTCTTACTGATGAAAGAAGAAATTGTATCTCGAACATTCGTTCGGGAGGAATGAACTTTTCGGATGCGGCTCGAAAGGCCGTATATCTGCTTTCTCTTTCCTTACAAAAAAGAATTTCAGGCGTTCATCTCAAGGACGAAGAGGCGCTCCCGATTTCTGAAAATCGTAAACTCGATTCTTAA
- a CDS encoding ethanolamine ammonia-lyase subunit EutB, protein MEYTTRIQNRHYQFGDLKNLLAKASPLRSGDILAGIASASYEERVAAQMILSDLPLSVFLEEPLIPYEEDEVTRLIFDRHDRNSFSVISSMSVGEFREFLLSDKTDSETLKNLIPGILPEMAAAVSKLCSIQDLIAVSKKCRVVTKFRNTIGLPGRLSARLQPNHPTDDLKGISAGILDGLLLGSGDAVIGINPATDNLPSVHSLLNLLDALIRKYEIPTQSCVLSHVTTTLELIHRGAPVDLVFQSVGGSQKLNESFGINLALLNEAREAALSLKRGTIGDNVMYFETGQGAGLSSDAHWGIDQQTLEARAYAVAKEFSPLLVNTVVGFIGPEYLYNGKQILRAGLEDHFCGKLLGLPMGVDVCYTNHAEADGDDMDTLLTLLGVAGCNYIMGIPGADDVMLSYQSTSFHDALYLRQVLGLKPAPEFEEWLLQKGILDTNLIPTDQKLQTGLLSDLETLAG, encoded by the coding sequence GTGGAATATACAACCAGGATTCAAAACCGTCATTATCAATTCGGCGATCTAAAGAATCTTTTAGCAAAGGCTAGTCCTCTGCGTTCCGGCGATATTCTCGCGGGAATCGCGTCTGCGAGTTACGAAGAAAGAGTCGCGGCTCAGATGATTCTTTCCGATCTTCCTTTGTCCGTATTCCTGGAAGAACCTTTGATTCCTTACGAAGAGGACGAGGTCACTCGATTGATTTTCGATCGGCACGATCGGAATTCTTTTTCAGTAATCTCGTCGATGAGCGTGGGAGAATTTCGCGAGTTTTTGTTAAGCGACAAGACCGATTCGGAAACTCTCAAGAATTTAATTCCAGGAATCCTACCCGAAATGGCTGCGGCCGTTTCGAAACTTTGTTCGATTCAGGATCTGATCGCGGTTTCTAAAAAGTGCAGAGTTGTTACTAAGTTTAGAAATACGATCGGGCTTCCTGGAAGACTTTCCGCAAGACTTCAGCCCAACCACCCGACGGACGATCTCAAAGGAATCTCCGCCGGAATTTTAGACGGACTTCTTTTGGGAAGCGGGGATGCGGTCATCGGAATCAATCCCGCTACGGACAATCTTCCATCGGTACATTCTCTCTTGAATCTTTTGGACGCGCTCATTCGTAAATACGAGATACCGACTCAGAGCTGTGTTCTCAGTCACGTAACGACTACGCTTGAACTCATTCATCGAGGAGCGCCCGTGGATCTTGTGTTTCAATCCGTGGGTGGAAGTCAAAAACTCAACGAAAGTTTCGGAATCAATCTCGCGTTGTTAAACGAAGCGAGAGAAGCCGCGTTGTCCTTAAAACGCGGAACGATCGGAGACAACGTTATGTATTTCGAAACGGGACAAGGCGCGGGGCTTTCATCGGACGCTCATTGGGGAATCGATCAACAAACTCTGGAAGCGAGAGCGTATGCGGTCGCAAAAGAATTCTCACCTTTGCTCGTAAACACCGTTGTCGGTTTTATCGGTCCCGAATATTTATACAACGGAAAACAAATTTTGCGCGCCGGATTGGAAGATCATTTCTGCGGAAAACTTCTCGGACTTCCGATGGGAGTCGACGTTTGTTATACGAATCACGCCGAAGCGGACGGAGACGATATGGACACGTTACTCACGCTTCTGGGTGTTGCTGGTTGCAATTACATCATGGGAATTCCCGGAGCCGACGACGTTATGCTTTCTTATCAGAGCACTTCGTTTCACGACGCGTTGTATTTAAGACAGGTTCTCGGTTTAAAACCCGCGCCCGAATTCGAAGAATGGCTTTTGCAAAAAGGAATTTTAGATACGAATCTGATTCCCACGGATCAAAAATTGCAAACCGGACTTTTGTCGGATTTGGAAACGTTGGCGGGTTAA
- a CDS encoding LIC_11904 family protein yields MKQNWVHYSVILCFLLSLNCSKVSKTDNFLWLSALGIHLTNSSETDNGEINRQISISSNVRAKFQINPEVMENLGFLYTNDPAFPELRKIQDFSIVNLESLIRDPLLSPTDVNLFILDSSKGNIIYTKNSGRIGYFHDTTLVNYTSILVLPSGKILLISNTGFLNQCYLYTAIGTIVKTPSCIDSAISAQRFYNFKSDLGKIIVKTSSDTLKVFSSKDNSINDLNLSPAPNGIVDVSYSSSKNRLSISDKKGTRISIFNEIENEIFQLRTQTEIFSHSGSEGKIYNAPYISSIAISKDGIVYALSNIEDAIYTFDQNLKIVHVFEDTLQFRPFQKMIEPLRIRISPENEDLYILGKNYVSIARDLDVNPNPDFQWSLPINQDSLKQAIMDSFKQSNFDVKKSLFDQPAAKAILDTYRTAP; encoded by the coding sequence TTGAAACAAAATTGGGTTCATTATTCTGTAATCCTTTGTTTCTTACTCTCTTTGAATTGCAGTAAGGTTTCAAAAACCGATAATTTTCTTTGGCTTTCAGCTCTTGGAATTCATCTAACAAACTCCAGCGAAACCGACAACGGAGAAATAAATCGGCAGATCTCTATTTCTTCGAATGTAAGAGCAAAATTTCAAATCAATCCGGAAGTGATGGAAAACTTAGGTTTTCTTTATACTAACGATCCTGCATTTCCGGAGCTTCGAAAAATTCAAGATTTCTCGATCGTAAATCTTGAATCTCTTATCCGTGATCCCTTGCTGTCGCCGACAGATGTAAATCTATTCATTTTAGATTCGAGTAAAGGGAATATTATTTATACAAAGAATTCAGGAAGAATTGGATATTTTCACGACACGACTCTTGTTAACTACACATCCATTCTTGTATTGCCATCGGGTAAAATATTATTAATTTCTAATACTGGATTTCTAAATCAATGTTATCTTTATACTGCAATAGGAACGATAGTCAAAACTCCATCTTGCATTGATTCGGCGATATCGGCTCAGAGGTTCTACAATTTCAAATCGGATTTAGGAAAAATTATCGTTAAAACTTCTTCAGATACGCTGAAGGTTTTTTCTTCCAAAGACAATTCGATTAACGATTTGAATCTATCTCCGGCGCCGAACGGCATAGTAGATGTTTCCTATTCATCTTCTAAGAATCGACTTTCGATTTCTGATAAAAAAGGAACCAGAATTTCCATTTTCAATGAAATCGAAAATGAAATATTTCAATTAAGAACTCAAACGGAAATTTTTTCTCATTCAGGATCGGAAGGAAAAATCTATAACGCTCCTTATATTAGCAGTATTGCAATAAGCAAAGACGGGATTGTCTACGCTCTGAGTAATATAGAAGACGCCATTTATACTTTTGACCAAAATTTAAAAATCGTTCATGTATTTGAAGACACTTTACAATTTCGTCCATTCCAGAAAATGATCGAACCTCTTAGGATTCGCATTTCTCCTGAAAATGAAGATCTATATATTTTAGGAAAAAATTATGTTTCGATAGCCCGCGACTTAGATGTAAATCCAAATCCCGATTTTCAATGGTCCTTACCTATCAACCAGGATAGTTTAAAACAAGCGATCATGGATTCATTCAAACAATCTAATTTCGATGTAAAGAAAAGCCTTTTCGATCAACCCGCTGCTAAAGCGATTTTAGATACTTATAGGACAGCTCCATGA